The following are encoded together in the Vibrio splendidus genome:
- the greB gene encoding transcription elongation factor GreB — protein MKTKLITREGYNKLKAEHDHLWHEKRPEITKIVTWAASLGDRSENADYTFNKRLLRQIDRRVRFLRKFLPDVTIVDYSPQQEGKVFFGAWVEIENDDGEMKKFRIVGPEEIYGDAKGYISIDSPMARALLKKEVDDEFTVTTPEGDKEWFINSIRYADDA, from the coding sequence ATGAAAACCAAACTGATCACCCGAGAAGGTTATAACAAGCTCAAAGCAGAACATGACCACTTATGGCACGAGAAGCGTCCAGAAATCACTAAGATAGTCACTTGGGCAGCAAGCCTTGGAGATCGTTCAGAAAACGCAGACTACACGTTCAATAAGCGTTTGCTTCGTCAGATTGATCGCCGAGTGCGTTTCTTACGCAAGTTCCTGCCTGATGTCACGATCGTGGACTACTCACCGCAACAAGAAGGTAAGGTATTTTTCGGTGCTTGGGTCGAGATTGAGAATGATGATGGGGAAATGAAGAAGTTTCGTATTGTCGGCCCTGAAGAGATCTACGGCGATGCGAAAGGTTATATCTCTATCGACTCGCCAATGGCTAGAGCTCTGCTGAAGAAGGAAGTGGATGATGAGTTTACGGTAACCACACCGGAAGGCGATAAAGAGTGGTTCATTAACTCGATTCGCTACGCAGACGACGCATAA
- the ompR gene encoding osmolarity response regulator transcription factor OmpR — MQENYKILVVDDDARLRALLERYLSEQGFQVRSVANSEQMDRLLTRENFHLMVLDLMLPGEDGLSICRRLRNANNSLPILMLTAKGDEVDRIVGLEVGADDYLPKPFNPRELLARIKAVMRRQVIEAPGAPSTEESVVAFGEFRLNLGTREMFRGEEPMPLTSGEFAVLKSLVTNAREPMSRDKLMNMARGREYSAMERSIDVQISRLRRLVEEDPSKPRYIQTVWGLGYVFVPDGKAV; from the coding sequence ATGCAAGAAAACTACAAAATTTTAGTGGTCGATGACGATGCTCGTCTACGTGCATTACTAGAACGCTATCTGTCAGAGCAAGGCTTTCAAGTGCGTAGCGTGGCAAACAGTGAGCAGATGGACCGCCTGTTAACCCGTGAAAATTTTCACTTGATGGTATTGGATTTAATGTTGCCGGGCGAAGATGGTCTATCGATCTGTCGTCGTCTACGAAACGCAAACAACTCGCTGCCTATCCTTATGTTGACGGCAAAGGGTGATGAAGTGGATCGCATTGTGGGCTTGGAAGTGGGTGCTGATGATTACCTGCCAAAACCATTTAACCCGCGTGAACTGCTTGCTCGTATCAAAGCGGTAATGCGCCGCCAAGTGATTGAAGCTCCGGGAGCGCCAAGTACGGAAGAATCTGTGGTTGCCTTTGGTGAGTTCCGCTTGAACCTAGGTACACGTGAAATGTTCCGTGGTGAAGAGCCAATGCCTCTGACCTCAGGTGAATTTGCGGTACTTAAGTCATTGGTGACGAATGCTCGTGAGCCAATGTCTCGCGATAAGCTGATGAACATGGCTCGTGGCCGTGAATATTCAGCGATGGAGCGTTCTATCGATGTTCAGATTTCACGTCTGCGTCGTCTAGTTGAAGAAGATCCAAGTAAACCTCGTTACATCCAAACGGTATGGGGCTTGGGTTATGTATTCGTTCCAGATGGCAAAGCTGTGTAA
- the envZ gene encoding two-component system sensor histidine kinase EnvZ, whose protein sequence is MRIRSSFTQSIVLFLTLLVASQIFSYYAVFNYALMPSLQQFNKILAHELNLVLDQGSDIEIDAPLRQRVLEQLGVTVHAKDSEAAGEYYHAVAIDLMSEEMTKELGSETEVRLILGKESYVLWMDIAQLPNSLIRIPLSELQEEDFAPLFRNSLIMAMLIVAGGWLFIRLQNRPLIALEKAAQGVGRGDIPPPLPVQGAQEIRSVTRAFNQMSKGIQELEEDRALLMAGISHDLRTPLTRIRLATEMMSPEDSYLAEGIISDTEECNEIISQFMDYLKPVDRDSFQEVFVDDIAREVSSSEGGYEVQIETDIPESMKPALGNPIAMKRAVSNLVVNALRYGNGWVKVSTGMTADNKLAWVTVEDNGPGIPQDQVGKLFEPFTRGDTARGSEGTGLGLAIVKRIVSQHQGAVVVNNRSEGGLKAQISFPVKP, encoded by the coding sequence ATGCGCATACGTAGCTCCTTTACTCAGTCGATAGTGCTCTTTTTAACCTTGTTGGTTGCTAGCCAAATCTTTTCTTATTACGCGGTGTTTAACTATGCATTGATGCCGAGTTTGCAGCAGTTTAATAAGATTCTGGCTCACGAGCTAAACCTCGTCTTGGATCAAGGCAGTGATATCGAGATTGATGCGCCACTGCGTCAACGTGTGCTTGAGCAGCTCGGAGTGACGGTTCACGCCAAGGACAGCGAAGCTGCGGGTGAGTATTACCATGCAGTAGCAATCGATCTGATGAGTGAGGAGATGACCAAAGAGTTGGGCTCTGAAACCGAAGTACGGCTGATTCTAGGCAAAGAGAGCTACGTGTTGTGGATGGACATCGCGCAGCTGCCTAACTCCTTGATTCGTATTCCTCTGTCTGAGCTGCAAGAAGAAGACTTTGCGCCTCTGTTCCGTAACAGCCTGATCATGGCGATGTTGATTGTCGCAGGTGGCTGGCTGTTCATTCGCTTGCAAAACCGGCCTTTGATAGCGCTAGAGAAAGCCGCCCAAGGTGTGGGGCGTGGCGATATTCCACCACCATTGCCAGTGCAAGGTGCGCAAGAGATCCGCTCGGTAACTCGAGCCTTTAATCAGATGTCGAAAGGTATCCAAGAACTCGAAGAAGATCGCGCTTTGTTGATGGCAGGTATCAGTCATGATTTACGTACTCCGTTAACGCGTATTCGCTTAGCGACCGAGATGATGTCGCCAGAAGATAGCTATTTAGCGGAAGGGATCATCAGTGATACCGAAGAGTGTAATGAGATCATCAGCCAGTTTATGGATTACCTAAAGCCCGTTGATCGAGATTCATTCCAAGAGGTATTTGTCGATGATATTGCCCGAGAAGTTTCTAGCTCAGAAGGTGGCTACGAGGTACAAATTGAAACCGATATTCCAGAATCGATGAAGCCTGCGCTAGGTAACCCGATCGCGATGAAGCGTGCCGTGAGTAACTTGGTGGTGAATGCGCTGCGCTATGGCAATGGTTGGGTCAAGGTATCGACTGGCATGACGGCTGATAATAAATTGGCTTGGGTGACCGTTGAAGATAATGGCCCTGGGATCCCGCAAGACCAAGTCGGTAAATTGTTTGAACCGTTCACGCGTGGTGACACCGCTCGTGGCAGTGAAGGTACCGGTTTAGGCTTGGCGATTGTGAAACGTATTGTCAGTCAGCACCAAGGCGCGGTAGTGGTTAATAATCGTAGTGAAGGTGGCTTAAAAGCGCAGATCAGTTTCCCTGTGAAGCCCTAG
- the recG gene encoding ATP-dependent DNA helicase RecG, protein MSQLLSAIPLNSLSGVGAKVAEKLEKVGLNNVQDLLFHLPLRYEDRTRIYPIVKLHAGLWAAVQGKVMHVDTIFGKRKMLAVKISDGNGTITLRFFNFTAGMKNNFAEGKQVHAYGEIKRGNMGLEIVHPDYKFFAPRQQPDVEANLTPVYPTTEGLRQVTLRNLTDQALELIDKAAVNELLPSGLYDHQITLAQALHTIHRPPPGIDLELFDEGKHPAQLRLIMEELLAQNLSMLSVRSKGQQDKAMPFPPVNTLKDKLLAQLPFSPTNAQVRVTKEIEADLEKPHPMMRLVQGDVGSGKTLVAALAAVRALEHGQQVALMAPTELLAEQHAINFANWFEAMGIQVGWLAGKLKGKARETELTRIASGEAQMVVGTHALFQEHVEFKNLGLVIIDEQHRFGVHQRLELREKGAKQGYYPHQLVMTATPIPRTLAMTAYADLETSIIDELPPGRTPIQTVAIPDTKRDDIVERVKNACLNEGKQAYWVCTLIDESEVLEAQAAADTAEELQRKLPDVKIGLVHGRMKPAEKQAVMREFKENKLHLLVATTVIEVGVDVPNSSLMIIENPERLGLAQLHQLRGRVGRGSVASHCVLLYHSPLSKTAQKRLGVLRESNDGFVIAQRDLEIRGPGELLGTKQTGLADFKIADLIRDQRLIPEVQRIARHIHDSYPDNAKAIINRWLGERDVYSKA, encoded by the coding sequence ATGTCACAGCTTTTATCTGCTATCCCTCTCAACTCTTTATCTGGAGTCGGCGCTAAAGTCGCAGAGAAACTAGAGAAGGTTGGGCTTAACAATGTACAAGACCTGCTATTTCACCTGCCTTTGCGCTATGAAGATCGAACGCGTATCTATCCCATCGTAAAACTGCATGCTGGTTTATGGGCAGCAGTGCAAGGCAAGGTAATGCACGTCGATACCATTTTCGGTAAACGTAAGATGCTCGCAGTAAAGATCAGTGATGGTAATGGCACCATCACCCTACGTTTTTTCAACTTCACTGCAGGCATGAAGAATAACTTTGCTGAAGGCAAACAAGTGCATGCTTATGGTGAGATCAAGCGCGGTAATATGGGGCTTGAGATCGTCCACCCTGACTACAAATTCTTTGCGCCGAGGCAACAGCCAGACGTTGAAGCCAATCTGACTCCGGTGTACCCAACCACCGAAGGGCTAAGACAAGTCACGCTGCGTAATCTTACCGATCAAGCTTTAGAGTTAATCGACAAGGCCGCAGTTAACGAGCTTCTCCCATCCGGTTTATACGACCACCAAATAACACTCGCGCAAGCACTGCATACCATTCACAGGCCTCCGCCGGGCATTGACCTAGAGCTGTTTGATGAAGGTAAACACCCTGCGCAGCTACGCCTGATTATGGAAGAGCTACTGGCTCAAAACCTATCGATGCTGTCTGTTCGTAGTAAAGGGCAGCAAGACAAAGCGATGCCTTTCCCTCCAGTAAACACCCTCAAAGATAAGTTGTTAGCTCAACTTCCGTTTTCACCAACCAATGCTCAAGTAAGGGTGACTAAAGAGATCGAAGCCGACCTTGAAAAGCCACACCCTATGATGCGTTTAGTACAGGGTGATGTAGGTTCAGGTAAAACCTTAGTCGCCGCACTGGCAGCCGTTCGCGCACTCGAACATGGTCAGCAAGTGGCACTGATGGCACCAACCGAGCTATTGGCAGAACAGCACGCGATTAACTTTGCTAACTGGTTTGAGGCGATGGGCATTCAAGTCGGTTGGCTGGCAGGTAAACTCAAAGGTAAGGCTCGTGAAACTGAACTAACACGTATTGCCAGCGGCGAAGCGCAAATGGTGGTCGGTACTCATGCGCTATTCCAAGAACATGTCGAGTTCAAAAACCTTGGCTTAGTGATCATTGATGAGCAACACCGATTTGGCGTCCACCAGCGATTAGAACTGCGTGAGAAAGGCGCAAAGCAAGGCTACTACCCCCATCAGTTGGTCATGACCGCCACCCCAATCCCACGAACGTTAGCAATGACGGCCTATGCCGACCTCGAAACTTCGATTATTGATGAACTGCCACCGGGACGAACACCAATTCAAACCGTAGCGATTCCTGATACCAAGCGCGATGACATTGTTGAACGTGTGAAAAATGCGTGTCTCAATGAAGGCAAACAAGCCTACTGGGTGTGTACGCTGATTGATGAATCGGAAGTACTGGAAGCTCAAGCTGCAGCTGATACCGCAGAAGAGCTACAACGCAAACTGCCTGACGTAAAAATTGGTTTAGTCCATGGCCGTATGAAACCCGCCGAGAAACAGGCGGTGATGCGAGAGTTCAAAGAGAACAAGCTGCATCTATTGGTTGCGACAACCGTGATTGAAGTCGGTGTGGATGTACCGAATTCGAGCTTAATGATCATCGAGAACCCAGAACGTCTTGGCCTAGCGCAACTGCACCAACTGCGGGGCCGTGTTGGCCGAGGTTCGGTCGCAAGTCATTGTGTATTGTTGTATCACTCACCGCTGTCTAAAACCGCTCAGAAACGCTTAGGTGTGCTACGTGAAAGTAACGATGGCTTTGTGATTGCACAGCGCGACTTAGAAATCCGTGGCCCCGGTGAATTGCTCGGTACCAAACAAACTGGCTTGGCTGATTTCAAGATCGCCGATCTAATTCGTGACCAACGTTTAATCCCAGAAGTGCAGCGTATTGCTCGTCATATTCACGATAGCTACCCAGACAATGCCAAGGCGATCATTAACCGTTGGTTGGGTGAACGCGATGTTTACTCTAAGGCGTAG
- the spoT gene encoding bifunctional GTP diphosphokinase/guanosine-3',5'-bis pyrophosphate 3'-pyrophosphohydrolase, producing the protein MYLFDSLKDVAQEYLTEPQIEALRQSYVVARNAHEGQTRSTGEPYIIHPVAVSRILAEMRLDIETLQAALLHDVIEDTEVTKEELEAQFGNTVAELVDGVSKLDKLKFRDRKEAQAENFRKMVLAMVQDIRVILIKLADRTHNMRTLGALRPDKKRRIARETLEIYSPLAHRLGIHNIKTELEELGFEALYPNRYRVLRNVVKAARGNRKEMIQRIHSEIEGRLEEVGLSARVVGREKNLFSIYNKMKTKEQRFHTIMDIYAFRVVVDTPDTCYRALGQAHSLYKPRPGRMKDYIAVPKANGYQSLHTSMIGPHGVPVEVQIRTEDMEQMADKGVAAHWSYKGSGSRSSNGTTAQVKAQRWMQSLLELQQSAGNSFEFIENVKSDLFPDEIFVFTPKGRIVELPAGATAVDFAYAVHTDVGNMCVGARVDMNPYPLSKSLKNGQTIEIISAPGARPNAAWLNYVVTSRARTKIRQVLKTMRREESITLGRRLLNHALGEHSIADIGQENLEHVLSDLRLESVEDLLASIGLGELMSIVIARRLLGDADELTEVKNNSDAPRKKLAIRGAEGLLLTFANCCHPIPGDHIIAHVSPGRGLVVHRETCPNVRGYQKEPDKYMAVEWSDDYDQEFTAELQIDIQNHQGALAELTNVISKTGSNIHGISTEERDGRLYTVTILLTTKDRVHLASIMKKLRVMPHALKVKRRKN; encoded by the coding sequence TTGTATCTATTCGATAGCCTCAAAGACGTTGCCCAAGAATACCTAACAGAGCCTCAAATTGAGGCTCTGCGTCAATCTTATGTGGTAGCGAGAAATGCCCATGAAGGGCAAACCCGTTCAACGGGTGAACCATACATAATCCATCCTGTTGCTGTTTCAAGAATCCTGGCAGAAATGCGTCTGGATATCGAAACTCTGCAAGCCGCACTACTCCACGATGTAATTGAAGATACTGAAGTTACAAAAGAGGAGCTAGAAGCTCAATTCGGCAATACCGTTGCTGAACTGGTTGATGGTGTATCTAAGCTGGATAAGCTTAAATTTCGTGATCGCAAAGAAGCGCAAGCAGAGAACTTCCGTAAGATGGTTCTCGCCATGGTGCAAGACATCCGCGTTATCTTGATCAAATTAGCTGACCGTACTCACAACATGCGCACGCTTGGGGCACTTCGTCCTGACAAAAAGCGTCGTATTGCTCGTGAAACTTTAGAGATCTATTCTCCGCTAGCTCACCGTCTTGGTATTCATAACATCAAGACCGAACTAGAAGAGTTGGGCTTCGAAGCCCTCTACCCTAACCGTTATCGCGTACTCAGAAATGTAGTGAAAGCTGCGCGTGGTAACCGTAAGGAAATGATCCAACGTATCCATAGCGAAATTGAAGGCCGTCTTGAAGAAGTCGGTTTGTCTGCTCGCGTCGTAGGTCGTGAAAAGAACTTGTTCTCCATCTATAACAAGATGAAAACCAAAGAACAGCGCTTTCACACCATTATGGACATCTACGCTTTCCGCGTAGTGGTTGACACCCCAGACACTTGTTATCGCGCACTTGGCCAGGCTCACAGCTTGTACAAGCCACGTCCGGGCCGCATGAAAGATTACATTGCGGTACCAAAAGCCAACGGCTACCAATCTCTTCATACGTCAATGATCGGCCCTCACGGGGTACCTGTAGAGGTTCAGATCCGTACCGAAGATATGGAGCAAATGGCCGATAAAGGCGTCGCGGCGCACTGGTCTTACAAAGGCAGTGGCTCACGCAGTAGCAATGGGACAACTGCACAGGTTAAAGCACAGCGTTGGATGCAGAGCTTACTTGAACTGCAACAAAGCGCAGGTAACTCATTCGAATTCATTGAAAACGTTAAATCTGATCTGTTCCCAGATGAGATCTTCGTGTTCACGCCGAAAGGTCGCATCGTCGAACTTCCTGCGGGTGCAACAGCGGTCGATTTTGCTTACGCGGTACATACCGATGTGGGCAACATGTGTGTAGGTGCTCGTGTCGACATGAACCCTTACCCACTCAGTAAATCGCTGAAGAATGGTCAAACCATTGAGATCATCAGTGCTCCGGGCGCACGTCCGAATGCTGCATGGCTCAACTACGTGGTGACCTCACGCGCTCGTACTAAGATCCGTCAGGTTCTGAAGACAATGCGCCGTGAAGAGTCGATTACCCTAGGCCGTCGTCTACTGAATCACGCACTTGGTGAGCACTCTATTGCCGATATCGGCCAAGAGAACCTCGAGCATGTATTGTCTGACTTACGCCTAGAAAGTGTTGAAGACTTGCTAGCATCGATTGGTCTTGGCGAGCTGATGAGTATCGTCATTGCTCGTCGCCTACTGGGTGATGCTGACGAACTGACTGAAGTGAAAAACAACAGCGATGCGCCTAGGAAGAAACTAGCTATCCGCGGAGCTGAAGGTCTACTACTGACTTTTGCAAATTGTTGTCACCCGATCCCAGGCGATCACATCATTGCTCATGTATCTCCAGGTCGTGGCCTTGTGGTTCACCGCGAAACGTGTCCAAACGTTCGTGGCTACCAAAAAGAACCAGACAAATACATGGCGGTAGAATGGTCTGACGATTACGATCAAGAGTTCACAGCTGAACTTCAGATCGACATCCAGAACCACCAAGGTGCACTGGCAGAGTTAACGAACGTTATCTCGAAAACGGGCTCAAACATTCACGGTATTTCAACCGAAGAACGTGATGGACGCCTGTACACAGTGACTATCTTGCTGACGACCAAAGATCGTGTTCATCTTGCAAGTATTATGAAAAAGCTACGTGTGATGCCACACGCGCTGAAAGTAAAACGTCGTAAGAACTGA
- the rpoZ gene encoding DNA-directed RNA polymerase subunit omega, producing the protein MARVTVQDAVEKVGNRFDLVLISARRARQMQTGGKDSLVPEENDKPTVIALREIEEGLITKDVLDARERQEQQEQEAAELAAVSSIAHTR; encoded by the coding sequence ATGGCACGCGTAACTGTTCAAGACGCTGTTGAAAAAGTTGGCAACCGTTTCGACCTAGTTCTTATTTCGGCTCGCCGCGCACGTCAAATGCAAACTGGCGGCAAAGATTCACTAGTGCCTGAAGAAAACGATAAGCCGACGGTTATCGCTCTTCGCGAAATCGAAGAAGGTCTTATCACTAAAGACGTACTAGATGCTCGTGAGCGTCAAGAGCAACAAGAGCAAGAAGCGGCTGAACTTGCAGCAGTAAGCAGCATCGCTCACACTCGCTGA
- the gmk gene encoding guanylate kinase, which produces MGIGTLYIVSAPSGAGKSSLISAMLETNPTYAMKVSVSHTTRGMRPGEENGVHYHFVEKHHFEDLIKKGEFLEYAEVFGNYYGTSRVWIEENLNRGIDVFLDIDWQGARQIREQMPQAKSVFILPPSNGELERRLNVRGQDSDEVIAKRMSEAKSEISHYAEYDYVIVNDDFDAALMDFRAIIRAERLKEDKQAAKYSGMLTALLAE; this is translated from the coding sequence ATGGGCATAGGTACTCTTTACATCGTATCTGCACCTAGTGGCGCAGGTAAATCGAGCTTGATCTCAGCAATGCTGGAAACCAATCCAACCTACGCAATGAAGGTATCTGTTTCACACACCACTCGCGGTATGCGCCCTGGTGAAGAGAATGGTGTTCACTACCACTTCGTAGAGAAACATCACTTTGAAGACCTGATTAAGAAAGGTGAGTTCCTAGAGTACGCTGAAGTATTCGGCAACTACTACGGCACTTCACGTGTTTGGATTGAAGAAAACCTAAACCGCGGTATCGATGTATTCCTAGATATCGACTGGCAAGGTGCTCGTCAGATCCGTGAACAAATGCCTCAAGCGAAGAGTGTCTTCATTCTTCCACCATCAAATGGTGAGCTAGAGCGTCGTTTAAATGTTCGCGGTCAAGATAGCGACGAAGTTATTGCGAAACGCATGAGCGAAGCAAAATCTGAGATTTCTCACTATGCAGAATACGATTATGTGATCGTGAATGATGACTTTGATGCAGCCTTAATGGACTTCAGAGCAATCATTCGTGCGGAGCGCTTAAAAGAAGATAAGCAAGCAGCTAAATACAGCGGCATGCTTACAGCACTACTAGCGGAATAA
- a CDS encoding NCS2 family permease, with translation MNTDSTLKAQKTSGSLDTLFKLSERKTTISTELYAGFITFLAMSYILAVNPAILGGIPGMDKGAVFTATALSAAIATLIMGIWGNYPVMLAPGMSMNGFFKGLLLSGSVAVLWNEALFGIFLSGILYLAFSLTNIRKSMIESIPEDLKLAITVSLGLFIAFLGLKNAGIIVSNPFVLVGLGDISDPKVIIAYVSIFIALGCMVRDIKLATFISFVSAIALTILADVFMGTSNAPIPDQFFSMPPSMAGSFGAIFDFSAFTPEKMFDLLFIVLIFLIVDFFDGLSTIVGVGRDAGIIDKDGKVPNAKSALVADAGGTVIGSILGTTSITAFSESGIASSQGAKTGLAAVMVAGLFLISLFLYPIFSIFSAAMVAPAMVVVGIYMVGRLGQINWEKKESRIAAFFTIMFTVLSFSPANGMAMGFISYAFTMVVAGKRKEVHPLIYGLCVVFLTYLILL, from the coding sequence GTGAATACCGACTCCACCCTGAAAGCCCAGAAAACGTCTGGCTCGCTTGACACCCTGTTCAAACTCTCAGAGAGAAAGACCACGATCAGCACTGAGCTGTACGCAGGTTTTATTACCTTCCTAGCGATGAGTTATATCTTGGCGGTTAACCCAGCAATTCTGGGGGGCATCCCGGGGATGGACAAAGGGGCTGTCTTTACGGCTACGGCTCTTTCTGCTGCTATCGCAACGCTTATCATGGGTATTTGGGGTAACTACCCAGTCATGCTGGCTCCGGGCATGAGTATGAACGGATTCTTCAAAGGCCTATTGTTAAGTGGTTCAGTTGCAGTACTTTGGAATGAAGCGCTATTTGGTATCTTCCTATCCGGTATCCTTTATCTCGCTTTCTCGTTGACCAATATCCGTAAGTCGATGATTGAATCAATTCCTGAAGATTTGAAGCTAGCGATTACCGTATCTCTCGGCTTATTCATTGCTTTCTTAGGCCTTAAGAATGCAGGCATCATTGTTTCTAACCCGTTTGTACTGGTTGGCTTAGGTGACATCTCAGATCCGAAAGTGATCATCGCTTACGTGAGTATCTTCATCGCATTGGGTTGTATGGTTCGTGACATTAAACTAGCAACCTTCATCTCGTTCGTTTCTGCTATCGCGCTGACCATTCTTGCTGATGTATTCATGGGCACATCAAACGCACCAATCCCAGACCAATTTTTTTCTATGCCACCAAGCATGGCGGGCAGCTTTGGCGCTATCTTTGATTTCTCAGCTTTTACGCCTGAGAAAATGTTCGATTTGTTGTTCATCGTACTTATCTTCCTGATTGTCGATTTCTTTGATGGCTTGAGCACGATTGTGGGTGTTGGCCGCGATGCAGGTATCATCGACAAAGACGGTAAGGTGCCAAACGCGAAATCGGCGCTAGTGGCAGATGCGGGCGGTACGGTGATTGGTTCGATTCTTGGTACCACATCGATCACTGCGTTCTCTGAATCGGGTATTGCTTCTTCTCAAGGTGCGAAAACAGGTTTAGCGGCAGTCATGGTGGCTGGCCTATTCCTAATCTCGTTATTCCTATACCCGATCTTCTCTATCTTCTCAGCGGCAATGGTCGCGCCTGCGATGGTAGTGGTAGGCATCTACATGGTGGGTCGTCTTGGTCAGATTAACTGGGAAAAGAAAGAGTCACGCATTGCAGCCTTCTTTACCATCATGTTCACCGTTCTAAGCTTCTCTCCAGCAAACGGTATGGCGATGGGCTTCATCAGCTACGCATTCACAATGGTTGTGGCAGGTAAGCGCAAAGAAGTACACCCGCTTATCTACGGCCTGTGTGTGGTGTTCTTAACTTACCTAATACTGCTATAA
- a CDS encoding phosphate-starvation-inducible protein PsiE, translating to MPSNLPKSFSKPFLKVFHIMEAVLLVAITLATLFAMVEEFMHVFAERRVQLTDILLMFIYLEVLAMVQQFVMNGKIPVRYPIYIAMMAIARYITLGMKELDAVLIVWLSLAAFILAAATLLIRVGHHYWPYVDLRTKQPDE from the coding sequence ATGCCTTCTAACTTACCTAAATCTTTTAGTAAGCCGTTTTTAAAAGTATTCCACATTATGGAAGCGGTATTGCTGGTGGCGATCACATTGGCGACCTTGTTTGCGATGGTCGAAGAGTTCATGCATGTCTTCGCTGAACGCCGAGTGCAATTGACCGACATTCTGCTGATGTTTATCTATTTAGAAGTGTTGGCAATGGTTCAGCAGTTTGTGATGAACGGTAAGATCCCAGTGCGATACCCCATCTACATCGCGATGATGGCAATTGCTCGTTACATCACTTTGGGTATGAAAGAACTCGATGCGGTATTGATCGTTTGGTTATCTTTAGCGGCATTTATCTTGGCCGCAGCAACACTCTTGATTCGTGTTGGGCACCATTATTGGCCATATGTCGATCTAAGAACCAAGCAACCGGATGAGTAA